A region of the Penicillium psychrofluorescens genome assembly, chromosome: 6 genome:
TCGAGGCCGTAATACTGGCCTGAAATACAAGGCCAGAAAAGCGGCCAGCAAAAATCGCCCCAACGGGACTAGCGGCAGACCAGGTCTCCATCGGCTTGCACGGCTTCAATCGAACATCAACTCCAacccctccacctccttgCCGCTCCCAACCGCAGCGTCAAGGTCTACAACCGTCAATTGGGATACTGAGCGCCTCGTCAATCGACTGGGCGACTTGTTTCCGTCCTTCgcgtcctcgatctcggaGCTCCCCTACCCCCCGGTTCTTCCCGCCGATCTTCGTGTCCGCTTTCTCAACGGCCACACTCCTCTACAACCCTCAAAATGGTGGCTCGACCAGTATCGCAAATGCTCCGCTCTCGGTGCCTGCTCCGAAGGCCCCAGAACGTCCAGGCCTTCTCGACCCGGAGCAACCTGCGCTCCGCGGACCACGGTGACCACTACGACCCCCCAACCGGCTGGCTGTTCGGTGTCAAGCCCGGCCAGAAGTACGAGAAGGAGGGCTGGGAGGGCGTTTGGTACTGGGGATTCATTGGCAGCATGGTTGTTGCTGGCGTCGCATACGTGTTCAAGCCGGACACCTCGTATGTCCTCCCTGTTCCCTTGATTGCTGTGCCCATCACTTTCGGGAATCCACAGCGAGACCTCAAAAGACTCATGCTGACTGATTGTTGTAATAGGATACAAACGTGGGCTCTGGAAGAAGCTCGCCGGCGGCTGGAGGCCGAAGGCATTCTGGAGGATCCGGCCAAGGTCCAGAAATAAGCGCGTGGAATGATGGGTTTTAATCTGTACACTGTACATAGAGAGTGGAAAGGGACTATTTTCGGTTGATGCCTCTGCTAAGTTGCGGATCTTATCCTTCGGTTCTTTTCTTAGACTCGCTTGTTGCatgttttctttcttttgtccGCTATCTCCCATTTTCGTTGAATCCTACTGTACGACTCTATATTCATTGAAACCGGCTTCCGTGCAGTagtttcttttctcctcaGTATGTCCCCTCGCTTTGAATTCGATACTCTCATACTACATATCGACGTATCGACGACTCACTTGCCATGTTACTTACACCACCGGGTATACATCTGTCCTCCTGAGCAAGGGCATCTCCCGCTTAATCTTCGCCACAAGATCGAGATCTATGTCGGCAACAGCAATCTGTGGCTCTTGGTATTCTTCTCCCAGATTTGCAACGATTTCACCCCATGGGCTGACAATCATCGAATGTCCATAGCTGCGCCGCTTTTCGTGATGAGGGCCTGACTGCGCGGCCGCTATCACGTAGGACTGCGTCTCAATAGCTCTTGCTCGAAGGAGAGGCTCCCAGTGAGCCTTGCCGGTAGGCATTGTGAATGCCGATGGATACGTAATAACCTGAGCATTTTGACGCTTCAGCGCAAGGCTGATTTCGGGGAACCGTAACTAAGGAGAGAAAGTTGAGCATCGTCCCGTCGGGGAATAAGGTCACGACACTAGCTTACATCAAAGCATATCATCAGTCCTACACGCCCCACGGGCGTTTCAAAGGGACTCAATATTTCCGATCCTTTCTCCACACTCCTGGATGCCATCTCATATGTTAATAAGTTCCTCATAAATGAAGAGTCGGTCACTCACGAGCTCTCTTTCAGGACTGGGCCATCTTTAATATCCACGTCAAATAAGTGAACTTTCTGGTAGCGTTGGGTGATTGCTCCCTTATCATCAATCCAGATGAGCGTGTTTTTGACTTTGCCTCCCGAGGCCGGTTCATGAATTCCAACATTGATGTGGAGGTTCTTTAGCTGGGCTTCTTTTTGCAAGCCGAGGACGAATTCACTGTCTTCCACGGAGCGAGCCAGTGAAACCGTTTCTGCTGCCGATGAGCCTATATAGTCCGAGGCCTCGGGCAGGAACAGTGCCTCGCGCGGCGTCAGCAAATTGCTATAGTTTAGAAGCCGTCAAAAGTACCTTGGCACCGGCTGCAACGGCTTTCCTGACCAGAGTCTGGCATTGGGCCAGGTTGGCAGACATGCTCGCTGTCGAACAGAGCTGGCCCACAGCCTACCTCGTTGAGACGGAAGAGTGAGTAAAACGGCCAATAGATTCAAGGGACAAAACATACTGCGACTACCATCTTGATTTATTTAATAATTGTGTATCGCCAACAATAAATTCGAAGGAGAGTTCGTCACTATTCCAGGGCATGCGGTGATATGGCTGAGTCAGCTATCGCTCGACTCTCTCGTTCCCGCTCCATCCAATTTTGTCGCTCACACTTCTTGAGCACTCACTCACCTTACGAGAGTTCACTGTCGCCATGAAGAGCCTTCGGAGAGATTTCTCCTCAAACCCGCAGGCTGCAAATGTCTCCAGCAAAGTCTTCGTGAGGTCGACCAAAAGTGGAAAGGTGCAAAAGATTGTCCGCGAGCTCTACTTGCGACAGGATATTCCATGCTCTTCAAAGCTGTGCACGATATGCCCGTCAATAGCGCCGGCCGACGCCAATGGAAACAGTAAGCACGCAAGTATCTTTCATGTTGTTACTCAGTGCTAAAGCTTCGCTAGTTGCGCCGTTCGTCCTCTCCGATCGCCCCGCCGGCACCAAGGCCTTTCCACGCGGCCACTACCTCGTTCCCGATACGAATGCGCTATTGAATGGAATGGATCTTTTCGAGCATACGGGGGCATTTTATGATGTGGTCATTCTTCAGACCGTCCTCGAGGAGCTCCGGAATCAGTCGCTGCCGCTCTACAATCGCCTTCTTGCTTTGATCAAGACCGACGAAAAACGGTTCTACCTTTTCTTCAACGAGTTTCGCCTGGAAACCCATATTCGGAGAGAGCCAGATGAGTCGATCAACGACCGTAATGATCGTGCCGTGCGCATGGTGGCCAGTTGGTACGGAGAACATCTTCGCGCGTCATCGACAAaggcgaagaaagaaaaggcGGTGCCTGCAATTGTGGTCATCACCGATGACAAGGACAATCTCCGCAAAGCCGCGAATGAAGGTGTAACagccttgtccttgtctgACTATGTTGCCGGATTGGAGGACTCGGAGAAGCTGTTGGATATGATCAGTGAAGCTAGGGAAGCGCGGGATGCCAAGGGATCCGCTCGTGGGCAAATGTTCTATCCCGAATACTATTCAATGTCGAAACTCACGACTGAATTGCGAGCCGGGACTCTCCACCAGGGTGTCTACAACGTTTCACCTTACAACTACTTGGAGGGCTCGGTCAATGTTGCAGCTTTCGATAAACCGCTTCTCATTCTGGGCCGTGACAACAGCAACCGTGCGATCGCCGGTGATGTCGTTGTGATTGAAGTCCTTCCTCAAGACCAATGGAAGTCCCCCTCAACAAAgatcatggacgaggaagcgGTGACCCGAAACGACAATCCAGAAACCGAGGAGACCGAGGCTGTGGTCACGGAAAAAGAGCGCAAAACTCTTCAGGAGGAGGTAAAGAAGGCCCACGGCAAGAATTTCGAGGGCAAGCCGCAACCAACTGCCAAAGTCGTTGGTGTCATCAAGCGCAGCTGGCGTCAATATGTGGGACATGTGGATTCGAACTCAACCGGGGCCCAGGCCGCTTCGGGTCGACGGCAACAAACCATCTTTGTGCTACCTATGGACAAGCGGGTGCCTAAGATCCGGGTGCGCACTAGGCAAGCCGGTGATCTACTCGGCCAGCGCATTCTCGTTACCATTGATTCTTGGAGCCGCGATTCTCGTTATCCGAGCGGTCACTTCATCCGTTCTCTGGGAGAGTTGGAGACGAAAGGTGCCGAAACGGAGGCTCTACTCCTAGAACATGACGTTCAGTACAAGCCATTTGCCAAATCCATTCTGGATTGTCTGCCTGTGGAGGGACACGATTGGAAGGTGCCTGCATCCAAGGAGGATAAAGGCTGGAAAGGGAGGCGAGATCTCCGAGACCTTCTTATCTGCAGTATCGATCCGCCGGGCTGTCAGGATATCGATGATGCCTTGCACGCACGGCCGCTCCCCAACGGAAACTTCGAAGTTGGTGTTCATATTGCAGACGTGTCGCACTTTGTTAAGCCGAACAACCCAATGGACCTTGAGGCGAGTGTTCGCGGAACCACGGTCTATCTCGTCGACAAACGTATCGACATGCTTCCGTCGCTACTGGGCACAGACTTGTGTTCCCTCAAGCCCTATGTGGAGCGCTATGCTTTCTCGGTTCTCTGGGAGGTGACACCAGATGCGGAGATTGTGTCTTCAGACTTCACCAAATCGGTCATCCGTTCACGCGATGCCTTCAGCTACGAACAGGCACAGCTGCGCGTCGACGACTCATCACAGAATGATGAGCTGACCCAAAGCATGCGCAATCTTCTGAAGTTTTCCAAGATCCTCCGTCAGAAGCGTATGGATGCGGGCGCTTTGAATCTTGCGTCTCCGGAGGTCCGCATCGAGACAGATaatgatgaagttggtgATCCTCTGGCAGATGTCAAAACCAAAGCCATGCTCGAGACAAACAGTCTGGTCGAGGAGTTCATGCTTCTCGCCAACATCACTGTTGCGTCTAAGATCTACGACTCTTATTCGCAGACAGCCTTACTCCGTCGCCACGCTACTCCCCCACCACAGAATTTCGAAGACCTCATCAACCAATTGTCGAAGAAGCGGAACATGGAGCTCGATGTTTCTAGTTCCAGGGCCCTTGCCGACTCTCTCGACCGCTGCGTTGATCCTAAGAATCCTTTTTTCAACACTCTCGTCCGTATCCTCGCAACCCGATGCATGACCTCTGCCGAATACTTCTGCGCTGGGGCGCACGCCGAGCCTGAATTCCGTCACTATGGTCTGGCATCGCCTATCTATACCCACTTCACCTCGCCGATCCGGCGATATGCCGACCTGCTCGTCCACCGACAACTCGCCTCTGCTATTGGCTATGAGGGCGAAGACGGACGTGCCGTCATCGAAGGAACCAGCACGCGCAGCAAGCTTGAAGACATCTGCCGCAACATCAACTATCGACACCGCAATGCACAGTTTGCCGGCCGTGCCAGTATCGAATACTACGTGGGTCAGGCGCTCAAGAAGCGCGGTGAGAATTTGGCTACCAAGGGCGGCGACACGGGCACTGACGAAGAAGGGTATGTGATGCGCGTGTTCGAGAACGGTGTCGTTGTCTTCGTTCCGCGTTTCGGTATTGAGGGCGTGGTTCGTCTCGAGGACTTTGTGCTTCCCGGTGAATCTGGCGTCCGATCCATTGCGGAAAGACGCGAGCTGGCTGTGCATCGCACGACAGACTTTGATAATGAGGAGTACACCCTCCGAGTCCAAGAGAAGGGTCACTCGGAGAAAGAGCGAAGCGTGCTCGTGGAACTCTTCCAAAAGGTTCAAGTCAATGTCAACTCGGTCAAGGAAGAAGGCCGTGGGGCTGGCAAGAGACGGGTGCGGATCTTGATCACTAAAGCATGAACAGTTTATGTATTTCTAGAAAGAAGGAACTAACGCTCAAAACTACCAATTTTATGAATTTTTACCGTGAATCTACACATAGAATGTGAGGGCCTGTGAAAAAAAGAtagaggaagggagaggTAGAACAAAATTAGGTATGTAAGGCTCTACAGACACGAGCGAAAGGGCTCATGACTTCTAGGAGGTAGTCTTCGATATCCGGGCGTCCACGTCCATCCCCCCTAGGTTTTGCAGATAGATTCTCCAGGCTGCATTCTAAAAAATCCGAAGGTCGTGCCCGGGATCGAACCGGGACTACCAGAATCAGAATCTGGGGTCCTAACCATTAGACTACACAACCCGAATTGGTTAGCTCATATTCTGTGGTAATACCTATCCCTTTTACATCTTTAATCATCATAAGGTCACTTGGCAGGCAACATGAACGGTTTGAATGGCACCATCATTACAGCCCTGCTTTGTTATACAAAGCGCCTGCACACCATGGAGATTGTATAGACGAACGAGTCATTCAGGAGAATAGAGGGCAAGTTCAAATTTTCTTATGTTAAGTACATTGTACGACAAAATGGCATCTTGTTTACTAGCAAATGAGAAAATCGATTCGAGGAACCTAACACCCTAGGACAACTTGGATATGTTCAGAAAATTTAAACTGACGACAGGGGCCCAGTGGCGAGACCAACCTAGTCGGCCTGGTTAGGAGCTTACATGAAAACGCCAAACCTCTTCGGATACATTGATAGGGATGACCTTGAGACACAAAGCCGTGAGGTCGACAAGTGTGAAGTTCTCTAAAAAAAATCCGCACCCAAATATCGCGGTCTACTATGGCTGCTAAGTAACTAATGGTCGAGTCTCTGTTCTTTCCTTAAGTAGACCTTAACATTGCTTGAAAAGGTCAATCCCCGACATCTGAACAAGAATGAATTCCGTTCTAGTGGGCGAGAACTAGTCAACAAATGCCATCAAACCGAGCCTAAACGGGATTTGGGAGGGCATTATGCACCTTCACTCGGCCTCGTACACAACGATATCAATCCTGCCAAGGTTATGTTCGGCGAGTATGATACGCCTGTTCTCATTGATTTCGATAGCTGCCGGTGGGTCGAAGAGTCACTATGCGACCCCAAAACCACAGGTTCAAGAAATGCACATGTCCGGTTCGTCGATCACACTCCTCGCCATTTTGTCTGCCCCGACCGCCTGCGCAGCTTTGCGGGGACGAAATTTGGCCCGCGTCAGCCCTCTACATTTAATGCCCCGCCTCGGGAAGCGAGCGACAGGTCCACGTCTCTTCTTGATCGAGTTGGCTTAGATGTCTGCTCAGTCTAGATATCACATGGCCAACGCCGCATCGGGAACAGAAAATCAGTCTCTCGACCGCAATGTTGCCTCCCGATCAGCATCAAGTGTCACCGAATCGACGTGTCTGCTGAGGTCTGACGGTCCTAAATATGGCGATGCGCATGGCGCGGGCTCACCACACggctcgtcgtcgccggaTTGTGGCACTTCCAACGAGGTTGAGGAAAAACCTCTTCCCACGCGCCAAATTTTACTGCTATGCTATGTACGAGTGGTGGAGCCGTTAGCCTTTTTCTCCATCTTTCCCTACATAAGCCAGATGGTGCAAGAAAATGGAAACGTTCCAGACTCGGACATTGGCTTCTACAGCGGACTGATCGAGTCGATGTTCTCTCTTACACAGGCCATCGTCATGATCTTCTGGGGCCGAGCGGCCGATCTCATCGGACGAAAGCCTGTTCTGGTGTCTTCCTTGTTCGGCGTGACATTTGCGACTGCTCTATTTGGAATGGCGAAGAGCATCCCGCAGATGATTCTATTTAGATGCATTGCCGGCGTTTTTGCGGGGACTATCGTCACCATCCGTACCATGATAGCCGAACACAGCACGCCCAAGACCCAGGCTCGCGCATTTAGCTGGTTTGCATTCACTGGAAACCTAGGCATTTTCCTGGGTCCTCTACTGGGTGGTGCCCTTGCTAATCCCACGCGCCAGTACCCGGGCGCTTTTGGGTCTATCGAGTTCTTCAAAAAGTACCCCTACTCCCTTTCAAGTCTGATAATAGCCCTCATCGGGGCGACCGCTGCTGTATGTAGTCTCTTGTTCATTGAAGAGACTCTGAAAAAAGGACCAAATTCTGTGAGCCGCGACAGCGAAGTTGCGTTGGATGCGCCGGTCCAAAGTGACCTCTCAACCGTGCAGCTTCTCAAAGCACCTGGTGTATGCAAAGTACTCTACGTCTTCGCGCATATCACGATCCTTGCATTCGCATATACTGCAATTATTCCCGTCTTCTGGTATACTCCTGTGCACCTCGGAGGCTTTAGTTTCACGCCCTTTCAGATCTCCCTGATGATGGGACTGAATGGCGCTGCGCAAGCTGCATGGCTGCTACTGGTATTTCCTCCACTACACCACAGAATCGGATCG
Encoded here:
- a CDS encoding uncharacterized protein (ID:PFLUO_008956-T1.cds;~source:funannotate) — protein: MVARPVSQMLRSRCLLRRPQNVQAFSTRSNLRSADHGDHYDPPTGWLFGVKPGQKYEKEGWEGVWYWGFIGSMVVAGVAYVFKPDTSIQTWALEEARRRLEAEGILEDPAKVQK
- a CDS encoding uncharacterized protein (ID:PFLUO_008957-T1.cds;~source:funannotate), which codes for MSANLAQCQTLVRKAVAAGAKALFLPEASDYIGSSAAETVSLARSVEDSEFVLGLQKEAQLKNLHINVGIHEPASGGKVKNTLIWIDDKGAITQRYQKVHLFDVDIKDGPVLKESSSVEKGSEILSPFETPVGRVGLMICFDLRFPEISLALKRQNAQVITYPSAFTMPTGKAHWEPLLRARAIETQSYVIAAAQSGPHHEKRRSYGHSMIVSPWGEIVANLGEEYQEPQIAVADIDLDLVAKIKREMPLLRRTDVYPVV
- a CDS encoding uncharacterized protein (ID:PFLUO_008958-T1.cds;~source:funannotate) → MKSLRRDFSSNPQAANVSSKVFVRSTKSGKVQKIVRELYLRQDIPCSSKLCTICPSIAPADANGNIAPFVLSDRPAGTKAFPRGHYLVPDTNALLNGMDLFEHTGAFYDVVILQTVLEELRNQSLPLYNRLLALIKTDEKRFYLFFNEFRLETHIRREPDESINDRNDRAVRMVASWYGEHLRASSTKAKKEKAVPAIVVITDDKDNLRKAANEGVTALSLSDYVAGLEDSEKLLDMISEAREARDAKGSARGQMFYPEYYSMSKLTTELRAGTLHQGVYNVSPYNYLEGSVNVAAFDKPLLILGRDNSNRAIAGDVVVIEVLPQDQWKSPSTKIMDEEAVTRNDNPETEETEAVVTEKERKTLQEEVKKAHGKNFEGKPQPTAKVVGVIKRSWRQYVGHVDSNSTGAQAASGRRQQTIFVLPMDKRVPKIRVRTRQAGDLLGQRILVTIDSWSRDSRYPSGHFIRSLGELETKGAETEALLLEHDVQYKPFAKSILDCLPVEGHDWKVPASKEDKGWKGRRDLRDLLICSIDPPGCQDIDDALHARPLPNGNFEVGVHIADVSHFVKPNNPMDLEASVRGTTVYLVDKRIDMLPSLLGTDLCSLKPYVERYAFSVLWEVTPDAEIVSSDFTKSVIRSRDAFSYEQAQLRVDDSSQNDELTQSMRNLLKFSKILRQKRMDAGALNLASPEVRIETDNDEVGDPLADVKTKAMLETNSLVEEFMLLANITVASKIYDSYSQTALLRRHATPPPQNFEDLINQLSKKRNMELDVSSSRALADSLDRCVDPKNPFFNTLVRILATRCMTSAEYFCAGAHAEPEFRHYGLASPIYTHFTSPIRRYADLLVHRQLASAIGYEGEDGRAVIEGTSTRSKLEDICRNINYRHRNAQFAGRASIEYYVGQALKKRGENLATKGGDTGTDEEGYVMRVFENGVVVFVPRFGIEGVVRLEDFVLPGESGVRSIAERRELAVHRTTDFDNEEYTLRVQEKGHSEKERSVLVELFQKVQVNVNSVKEEGRGAGKRRVRILITKA
- a CDS encoding uncharacterized protein (ID:PFLUO_008960-T1.cds;~source:funannotate), with the protein product MVQENGNVPDSDIGFYSGLIESMFSLTQAIVMIFWGRAADLIGRKPVLVSSLFGVTFATALFGMAKSIPQMILFRCIAGVFAGTIVTIRTMIAEHSTPKTQARAFSWFAFTGNLGIFLGPLLGGALANPTRQYPGAFGSIEFFKKYPYSLSSLIIALIGATAAVCSLLFIEETLKKGPNSVSRDSEVALDAPVQSDLSTVQLLKAPGVCKVLYVFAHITILAFAYTAIIPVFWYTPVHLGGFSFTPFQISLMMGLNGAAQAAWLLLVFPPLHHRIGSNGVIRLCALAYPLFFLCCPLGNVLLRMDTEGSLKIFWVFMPVTLVLGSGFAMSFTAIQLAINDIAPSPKFLGTLNALALTGSSGLRAFCPALFTSLFALGTRTQLAGGYAIWIIMFLLGAALLISAKYLPEPEAHKEQDD